From Rhodanobacteraceae bacterium, the proteins below share one genomic window:
- a CDS encoding serine/threonine protein kinase — protein sequence MDNERLDALFAEAVTIPPSQRGTWLEAHCGDDAPLRRELERLLAADAITEGVLERAPELLAGNLAATAEMPQRFGIWRVLGALGAGGMGEVWLAERDDGQFQQRAAIKQVAFPTPGLLRRFREERQILARLEHPGIARLIDGGVDDRGCPWLAMEYVEGVPINQWLREHALTVRDTIGLVLRICDAVQFAHRSLVVHSDIKPSNILVARGTPKLLDFGIAKVLAQEDTERTATMMQLLTPDYAAPELLAGGAITTSVDVYALGVLLYELLSGSRPYRLSALGGAAALDCANIRPPSSAVDNALRDARARKRMLRGDLDRIVLAAMAREPAKRYASVEALSADLRNWLAGRAINARGHGRGYRLGKFVVRHRIAVALGSAAVLALIATSIFASWQAHQAHLQAMQARIQAGNADAVKDFMVGVFSSTGSGQQAGIGPNARMLLDVGARDMRQRFRNNPEMEAALSAALASSYSGIGAYDKAKTLAQRSLALNAAMHGPGGEQTVQARLDYAEILKDAWAARDAKLQSDAVLALTHDRPGPSSVRAHLIKAEANNIEALYPVETVAEAQRAIAQARQLGSAGWLWQARAWSAIAEADLGQHDNDGAQRALHAAAALYARSRGEQSRETFGARTNLVFLLVHGGHVQEALQIYSRMVAEQRSSIARDDPQWAETLTNYAYILASAGQFKTSREISGEALSALAVAFNMSPEQRDDSLGNLAILARERGDLAGTLEILAQEDRLAPTLDQTAPHAVNILKWKHAGVAAERGDPAGIQQLDALRATAPKLHYSLTFSKQMEWPRAWLAIGSPDLALQRCRELAATPQKADTHASYRQELPLTQGIALVQLGRFPEAEKLLNAVIAAAAGNPEGAMQGTTARLWLGWLQVRAHHPQSGLGDIEQALAWRRDQLGAGSYYSGEALLAHAEALAQLGRGKEALQEQASARNVLDLQLLPSHVLRKRADAPAQLP from the coding sequence ATGGACAACGAACGGCTCGATGCGTTGTTCGCTGAAGCGGTAACCATTCCGCCATCGCAACGCGGTACTTGGCTCGAGGCGCATTGCGGCGATGACGCGCCGTTGCGCCGCGAACTGGAACGTTTGCTGGCCGCAGACGCCATTACGGAGGGCGTGCTCGAGCGCGCCCCCGAACTGTTGGCCGGCAACTTGGCCGCCACAGCGGAAATGCCGCAGCGCTTCGGCATCTGGCGCGTGCTCGGCGCGCTCGGCGCCGGCGGCATGGGCGAAGTATGGCTGGCCGAGCGCGACGATGGCCAGTTCCAGCAACGCGCGGCGATCAAGCAGGTCGCGTTCCCGACACCGGGGCTGCTGCGGCGTTTCCGCGAGGAGCGGCAGATCCTCGCGCGGCTGGAACATCCGGGCATTGCGCGGCTGATCGACGGCGGCGTGGACGACCGCGGCTGCCCTTGGCTGGCGATGGAGTATGTCGAAGGCGTGCCGATCAACCAGTGGCTGCGCGAACACGCGCTGACCGTGCGCGACACCATCGGGCTGGTGCTGCGCATCTGCGACGCGGTGCAGTTCGCGCACCGCAGCTTGGTCGTGCACAGCGACATCAAGCCTTCCAACATCCTGGTCGCGCGCGGCACGCCGAAACTGCTGGACTTCGGCATCGCCAAGGTTCTTGCACAGGAGGACACCGAACGCACGGCGACGATGATGCAACTGCTGACGCCCGACTACGCCGCGCCGGAACTGCTGGCCGGCGGCGCCATCACCACCTCGGTCGATGTCTACGCGCTGGGCGTGCTGCTGTACGAGCTGCTGAGCGGCAGCAGGCCGTATCGATTGTCCGCGCTCGGCGGCGCCGCTGCGCTGGATTGCGCGAACATCAGACCGCCGAGTTCGGCCGTCGACAACGCGCTGCGGGACGCGCGCGCACGCAAGCGGATGCTGCGCGGCGACCTGGACCGCATCGTGCTGGCCGCAATGGCAAGGGAGCCGGCGAAGCGCTACGCCTCGGTCGAGGCATTGTCCGCGGACCTGCGCAATTGGCTCGCTGGCCGCGCCATCAACGCACGTGGCCACGGCCGCGGCTATCGCCTCGGCAAGTTCGTGGTGCGCCATCGCATTGCCGTCGCGCTGGGCAGCGCGGCGGTGCTCGCGCTGATCGCGACGTCGATATTCGCGTCCTGGCAGGCGCACCAGGCGCACCTGCAGGCGATGCAGGCGCGCATCCAGGCGGGCAACGCCGATGCCGTGAAGGATTTCATGGTCGGCGTTTTTTCCAGCACCGGCTCTGGCCAACAAGCCGGCATCGGACCCAACGCGCGAATGTTGCTGGACGTCGGTGCGCGCGACATGCGCCAGCGGTTCAGGAACAATCCGGAAATGGAAGCAGCGTTGTCCGCCGCGCTGGCAAGCAGCTACTCGGGAATCGGCGCGTACGACAAGGCCAAAACACTCGCGCAAAGATCGCTCGCGTTGAATGCAGCCATGCACGGACCCGGCGGCGAGCAGACCGTGCAGGCGCGCCTGGATTACGCGGAAATATTGAAGGACGCATGGGCGGCGCGCGACGCAAAACTGCAGTCCGATGCGGTGCTCGCGCTCACGCACGACCGACCCGGTCCGTCGAGCGTCAGGGCGCATTTGATCAAGGCCGAAGCCAACAACATCGAAGCCTTGTACCCGGTGGAGACCGTCGCGGAGGCGCAGCGCGCCATCGCGCAGGCGCGCCAGCTTGGATCGGCCGGCTGGCTTTGGCAGGCACGGGCGTGGAGCGCGATCGCCGAAGCTGATCTTGGCCAGCACGACAACGATGGCGCCCAGCGTGCGCTGCACGCGGCGGCGGCACTGTACGCGCGCAGCCGCGGCGAGCAATCGCGCGAAACCTTCGGCGCGCGCACCAACCTGGTCTTCCTTCTTGTGCACGGCGGCCATGTCCAGGAAGCCCTTCAGATCTACTCCCGCATGGTCGCGGAACAGCGCAGCAGCATCGCGCGCGACGACCCCCAGTGGGCCGAAACATTGACCAATTACGCATACATACTGGCCAGTGCGGGTCAATTCAAAACGTCGCGGGAAATATCCGGCGAAGCCCTGTCGGCGTTGGCGGTGGCATTCAACATGTCGCCCGAACAGCGCGACGACAGCCTCGGGAACCTGGCCATCCTCGCGCGGGAGCGTGGCGATCTCGCCGGAACGCTGGAAATCCTCGCGCAGGAAGACCGTCTTGCGCCCACGCTGGACCAGACCGCGCCGCACGCCGTGAACATCCTGAAGTGGAAGCACGCGGGCGTGGCCGCCGAGCGCGGCGATCCTGCCGGCATCCAGCAGCTCGATGCGCTGCGCGCGACCGCCCCCAAGCTGCACTACTCCCTCACCTTCTCCAAGCAAATGGAATGGCCAAGGGCATGGCTGGCGATCGGCAGCCCAGACTTGGCACTGCAACGTTGCCGTGAGTTGGCGGCCACGCCCCAGAAGGCCGATACGCACGCTTCCTATCGCCAGGAGTTGCCCTTGACGCAAGGCATTGCACTGGTTCAGCTCGGCCGCTTCCCGGAAGCGGAAAAATTATTGAACGCGGTCATCGCGGCAGCGGCGGGAAATCCCGAAGGCGCGATGCAAGGCACCACGGCCCGCTTGTGGCTGGGCTGGCTGCAGGTGCGCGCGCACCATCCTCAATCCGGCTTGGGGGACATCGAGCAGGCCCTGGCGTGGCGCCGCGATCAGTTGGGTGCGGGCAGCTATTACTCTGGCGAAGCCTTGCTTGCGCATGCCGAAGCTCTCGCGCAACTGGGGCGAGGCAAGGAGGCATTGCAAGAACAAGCGTCTGCGCGCAACGTGCTGGACCTGCAATTGCTTCCCTCGCACGTGCTGCGCAAGCGCGCCGACGCTCCGGCGCAGCTGCCATAG
- a CDS encoding Excinuclease ABC subunit C encodes MKAAGHAHYNEWMAVSTTAFDGKAFVRNLTTSPGVYRMLDADDALLYVGKARNLKKRVGNYFLKPNLEPRIASMVSQIARIEVTLTRTEGEALLLEAQLIKSLKPRYNIMLRDDKSYPYIFVSEDPFPRIVFHRGAKREKGRYFGPFPSAHAVRESLALMQKLFKVRQCENSYFRNRSRPCLQYQIGRCTAPCVDFIGAAEYAEDVRHATMFLDGRSDAVVKELAASMDEASKRQDYERAARLRDQVATLRGLQAHHYVHGASADMDVFACRVEAGIACVSVLFFRNGISLGSRAHFPKLAFDSAPEDVLGQFLAQYYLDQPAPAEVVCDREPADAAALAEMLSAQRDREVTLKWRVRGERARFVELASRNAEAALLARLASRQTLHTRFEALRELLQLDETPMRLECFDISHTLGEETVASCVVFGPEGAQKQHYRRFNIRGITGGDDYAAMRQALERRFKPLTRGEGEAPDVLLIDGGKGQVAQALDVLRELGVAGIDVVGVAKGPSRREGEETLVLGDSGRELEPGPDSPALHLIDAVRDEAHRFAITGHRKRREKARERGVLEDVPGIGASRRAALLKTFGGHAGVMAAGVEELCAVRGINRELAERIHAFLHG; translated from the coding sequence ATGAAGGCAGCGGGACACGCGCACTACAATGAGTGGATGGCAGTTTCCACTACGGCCTTCGACGGCAAGGCCTTCGTCCGCAACCTCACCACTTCGCCCGGCGTGTACCGCATGTTAGATGCGGATGACGCGCTGCTGTACGTGGGCAAGGCGCGGAATCTCAAGAAACGCGTCGGCAATTACTTTTTGAAGCCGAACCTGGAGCCGCGCATCGCGTCGATGGTTTCGCAGATCGCGCGCATCGAGGTGACGCTGACGCGCACCGAGGGCGAGGCGCTGCTGCTGGAAGCGCAACTCATCAAATCGCTGAAGCCGCGCTACAACATCATGTTGCGCGACGACAAGAGTTATCCGTACATCTTCGTGTCGGAAGATCCGTTCCCGCGCATCGTGTTCCATCGCGGCGCCAAGCGCGAGAAGGGCCGTTACTTCGGGCCGTTCCCCAGCGCGCACGCGGTGCGCGAGAGCCTGGCGCTGATGCAGAAGCTGTTCAAGGTGCGCCAGTGCGAGAACAGTTATTTCCGCAACCGTTCGCGGCCGTGCCTGCAATACCAGATCGGCCGCTGCACCGCGCCATGCGTGGATTTCATCGGAGCCGCCGAATATGCGGAAGACGTGCGCCACGCCACGATGTTCCTGGACGGCCGCAGCGATGCGGTGGTGAAGGAACTGGCCGCGTCGATGGACGAAGCCAGCAAGCGCCAGGATTACGAGCGCGCCGCGCGCCTGCGCGACCAGGTCGCGACGTTGCGCGGATTGCAGGCGCATCACTATGTGCACGGCGCTAGCGCCGACATGGACGTGTTCGCGTGCCGCGTCGAAGCCGGCATCGCCTGCGTGTCGGTGCTGTTTTTCCGCAACGGCATCAGCCTGGGTTCGCGCGCGCACTTTCCGAAACTGGCATTCGATTCTGCGCCCGAAGATGTATTGGGCCAGTTCCTCGCGCAGTACTACCTCGACCAGCCCGCGCCTGCGGAGGTGGTATGCGACCGCGAACCGGCCGATGCGGCGGCACTGGCCGAAATGTTGTCGGCACAGCGCGACCGCGAAGTCACGCTGAAGTGGCGCGTGCGCGGCGAGCGCGCGCGGTTCGTGGAACTGGCTTCGCGCAATGCCGAAGCTGCGCTGCTGGCGCGGCTCGCGAGCCGGCAGACGCTGCACACGCGTTTCGAGGCGCTGCGCGAATTGCTGCAGCTCGACGAAACGCCGATGCGGCTGGAATGTTTCGACATCAGCCACACGCTGGGCGAGGAAACCGTCGCCTCGTGCGTGGTGTTCGGGCCGGAAGGCGCGCAGAAACAGCATTACCGCCGCTTCAACATCCGCGGCATCACCGGCGGCGACGATTACGCGGCGATGCGGCAGGCACTGGAACGCCGCTTCAAACCGCTGACGCGCGGCGAGGGCGAAGCGCCCGACGTGCTGCTGATCGACGGCGGCAAAGGCCAGGTCGCGCAGGCGCTGGACGTGTTGCGCGAACTCGGTGTCGCCGGTATCGACGTGGTGGGCGTGGCCAAGGGTCCGTCGCGGCGCGAGGGCGAGGAAACGCTGGTGCTGGGCGACAGCGGCCGCGAACTTGAGCCCGGTCCCGATTCGCCGGCGTTGCATTTGATCGATGCCGTGCGCGACGAAGCGCATCGCTTCGCGATCACCGGCCACCGCAAGCGGCGGGAAAAGGCGCGCGAACGCGGCGTGCTGGAAGACGTGCCCGGCATCGGTGCATCCCGTCGCGCGGCGTTGCTGAAAACCTTCGGCGGTCATGCGGGTGTGATGGCCGCCGGCGTCGAGGAATTGTGCGCCGTGCGCGGCATCAACCGCGAGTTGGCGGAACGCATCCATGCGTTCCTGCACGGCTGA
- a CDS encoding CDP-diacylglycerol--glycerol-3-phosphate 3-phosphatidyltransferase, with product MRINLPTWLTLFRVLLLPVMVLVFYSHDAINAIPLRFANIAAVVVFALASVTDWLDGWIARRWHMESAFGAFLDPVADKLMMAVALFLLVQSHPTWLLAVTSAVIVGREITVSALREWMAFVGERGRVKVQWIGKFKTVMQIVAILILLWERDKDATVLRAWKVGEGLLVFAAVLTIWSGLAYMQAAWPVLKSGRMPGEGDAPQA from the coding sequence GTGCGCATCAACCTGCCAACCTGGCTGACCTTGTTCCGCGTGTTGCTGCTGCCGGTGATGGTGCTGGTGTTCTATTCGCACGATGCGATCAACGCGATTCCGCTGCGCTTCGCCAATATCGCGGCCGTGGTGGTGTTCGCGCTGGCGTCGGTGACCGACTGGCTGGATGGCTGGATTGCGCGGCGCTGGCACATGGAATCCGCGTTCGGCGCGTTCCTCGATCCGGTCGCCGACAAATTGATGATGGCGGTCGCGCTGTTCCTGCTGGTGCAGAGCCACCCGACCTGGTTGCTGGCCGTGACGAGTGCCGTGATCGTCGGCCGCGAGATCACCGTGTCCGCGCTGCGCGAATGGATGGCATTCGTTGGCGAGCGCGGGCGCGTCAAGGTGCAGTGGATCGGCAAGTTCAAGACCGTGATGCAGATCGTCGCGATCCTGATCCTGCTGTGGGAACGCGACAAGGACGCCACCGTGCTGCGCGCGTGGAAGGTGGGCGAGGGCCTGCTGGTGTTCGCGGCCGTCCTGACCATCTGGTCGGGGCTGGCCTACATGCAGGCCGCGTGGCCGGTGCTGAAAAGCGGCCGCATGCCGGGCGAAGGGGACGCTCCGCAGGCTTGA
- a CDS encoding Integrase — MAAQSKSLTALAARKAEPREKPYKLAAGGGLYLEVMPTGAKYWRWKYRYGNKEKRIALGVFPEVSLMQAGQLRDEARAKLRGGIDPASQRKLEKLAVNLAAENTFAAIALEWLNTKSGEWMPEHTAKIRAWLEHHVFPWIGDKPIADLEAPEVLSMLRRLVKRGTLNTAGRIRETVSAIFRYAVATGRAKRDPAADLRDALPRANARNFAAVIDPDGVAELLRAIDGYQGHPVTLAALRLSPLLFQRPGELRAMAWSEIDLEAAEWRIPPSRRKLRKAAKENPRTPPHIVPLASQAVAILRELQRLTGNGPLVFPGVRTHHRPMSENTVNAALRRLGYTTEQMTGHGFRHMASTRLNELGWNPDAIERQLSHRDRDSIRGTYNLAQYMDERRRMMQAWADYLDALKSGANVIPIRKHAS; from the coding sequence ATGGCTGCGCAATCCAAGTCGTTGACCGCCCTCGCTGCTCGCAAGGCCGAGCCGCGGGAGAAGCCTTACAAGCTTGCAGCAGGAGGAGGGCTGTATCTAGAAGTCATGCCGACCGGTGCAAAGTATTGGCGCTGGAAGTACCGATATGGCAACAAGGAGAAGCGCATCGCCTTGGGTGTGTTCCCCGAAGTCTCGCTCATGCAAGCGGGTCAGCTGCGGGACGAAGCCCGGGCGAAATTGCGTGGCGGCATCGATCCGGCATCCCAGCGCAAGCTCGAAAAGCTCGCCGTGAACCTCGCTGCCGAAAACACATTCGCAGCGATTGCGCTGGAGTGGTTGAACACGAAATCCGGCGAATGGATGCCGGAGCACACAGCCAAGATTCGCGCATGGCTTGAGCATCATGTGTTCCCGTGGATCGGCGACAAGCCCATCGCCGACTTGGAAGCTCCCGAAGTGCTTTCGATGCTGCGGAGGTTGGTGAAGCGCGGGACGTTGAATACGGCCGGCCGAATCCGCGAAACCGTGAGCGCGATTTTCCGTTACGCCGTCGCAACAGGTCGGGCCAAGCGCGACCCTGCCGCCGATCTACGCGATGCGCTTCCACGAGCCAATGCGAGAAATTTCGCAGCCGTCATCGACCCCGACGGCGTCGCAGAGTTGCTGCGCGCGATTGACGGATATCAGGGGCATCCCGTCACGTTGGCGGCCTTGCGATTGTCTCCGTTGCTCTTCCAACGTCCCGGCGAACTTCGCGCGATGGCATGGAGCGAGATCGACCTTGAAGCGGCCGAATGGCGCATCCCGCCTAGCCGTCGCAAGCTGCGCAAGGCCGCCAAAGAGAATCCTCGCACGCCGCCCCACATCGTCCCGCTGGCGTCACAAGCCGTGGCGATCCTGCGAGAGCTTCAAAGGTTGACCGGAAATGGCCCGCTGGTGTTTCCCGGCGTGCGCACCCACCACCGGCCGATGAGCGAGAACACCGTCAACGCCGCGCTGCGGCGGCTTGGCTACACCACGGAACAAATGACCGGTCACGGATTCCGGCACATGGCGTCCACGCGATTGAACGAGCTTGGCTGGAATCCGGACGCGATCGAGCGCCAGCTGTCCCATCGTGATCGTGACTCAATTCGTGGAACCTACAACTTGGCGCAGTACATGGACGAGCGCCGCAGAATGATGCAGGCATGGGCTGACTATCTGGATGCGCTGAAAAGCGGCGCGAACGTTATACCGATCCGCAAGCACGCGAGTTGA